A DNA window from Aquarana catesbeiana isolate 2022-GZ linkage group LG01, ASM4218655v1, whole genome shotgun sequence contains the following coding sequences:
- the ARL6IP4 gene encoding ADP-ribosylation factor-like protein 6-interacting protein 4, which produces MDDTGTKKKPGSRSPHPSHHMSVKKKSASRHRGDSSSPSPSRRRSSLSKYHPEVLRKERKRGKRKLSRSSSSSSSSSPERKKKKKKAAKSSSSSSSSSSSDSSSSSSSSSDESSDGSKHKRHHKKKKYKKGKKKKLKKKSKKVKKNSLSKVKAQEAKSRTEEPHQGPSLELPQESSEEIGPVLTDEQKSRIQAMKPMTKEEWDARQSVIRKVVDPETGRMRLIKGDGEVLEEIVSRDKHREINKQATANDGLTFQMRSGMLYD; this is translated from the exons ATGGATGACACTGGGACAAAGAAGAAACCTGGTAGTAGGAGCCCTCATCCATCTCACCACATGTCAGTGAAAAAGAAATCTGCATCAAGGCACAGGGGTGACAGCAGCAGTCCTTCACCTTCAAGAAGGCGGTCATCCCTCTCCAAATACCACCCCGAGGTTTTGAGGAAAG aaaggaagcgtggaaagaggAAGTTGAGCagatcatcttcttcttcatcctcctcctcaccagaaaggaagaagaagaaaaagaaggctgCAAAATCAtcgtcatcctcatcatcatcatcttcttcaGATAGCTCCAGCTCATCATCTTCCTCTTCAGATGAATCTAGTGATGGTTCTAAACACAAGAGACATCACAAAAAGAAAAAGTACAAGAAGGGTAAAAAGAAGAAGttgaaaaagaaaagcaaaaaagtcAAAAAGAATAGCTTGTCTAAAGTGAAAGCTCAGGAGGCCAAGAGCAGAACAGAAGAACCTCATCAGGGACCATCTTTAGAGTTGCCTCAGGAGTCTTCTGAAGAAATTGGTCCAG TGTTGACTGATGAGCAGAAGAGCCGTATTCAAGCAATGAAGCCAATGACCAAGGAGGAGTGGGATGCACGGCAGAGTGTTATCCGAAAAGTTGTGGATCCTGAAACTGGTAGAATGAG GCTAATTAAAGGAGATGGTGAAGTACTGGAAGAAATTGTAAGCAGGGACAAGCACAGAGAGATCAATAAG CAAGCGACAGCGAATGACGGGCTAACTTTCCAAATGAGGTCTGGGATGCTCTATGACTAA